Proteins from a single region of Acidianus ambivalens:
- a CDS encoding PQQ-binding-like beta-propeller repeat protein — translation MKRELAIIMLILIFLIIIILHSFSFLLYYHGNQRQFSHSSNSKEIRNIYNLTVYEVSFTIPYDRNTTLFEGVPSHVYFIPVKTGFFILNVTTAIVVPPSVYHCLLLVTTSGPMNLANRQLCTCQGCVYAINISNGEIVWFQKFNNQIMTQPIVINCIVIIGLGNNIFQNCHVRGTGDNAILALNVTNGKVLWEYKTLGGDMPTPTFYDGKIIEADGNGQVFALNLQGEVCWCKNITSYDSMSSPLLVKGVVYFGSANPYIFWAINAANGNIIWYVNFSSIYPSLGGLDDSSPAYCNGIIVSAYTIKTNVSIKEILFAVNATNGKILWCIDEGCTKIPPNLESPPPTIFNGVVYHDSPVGILYAVNLTSGKVIWTFNTGFTVDNPEIYEGKIIIQNASGYLFDLSSEGYLIKGFQTPVMPGPGNMLLTCNSLILVGVNGIVDSLPLYCLT, via the coding sequence ATGAAGAGAGAGCTAGCCATAATTATGCTCATATTGATTTTTTTAATAATTATAATATTACATTCTTTCTCATTTCTACTATATTATCATGGTAATCAAAGGCAGTTTTCTCATTCTTCTAATTCCAAAGAAATTCGTAATATATATAATTTAACTGTATATGAAGTATCTTTCACTATACCTTATGATAGAAATACAACATTATTTGAGGGAGTTCCGTCCCACGTGTATTTTATCCCAGTTAAGACTGGATTTTTCATTCTAAATGTCACTACGGCCATTGTAGTTCCTCCTTCAGTATATCATTGTTTATTGCTAGTAACGACTTCTGGTCCAATGAACTTAGCTAATAGACAACTTTGCACTTGCCAAGGTTGTGTTTATGCTATAAATATATCTAATGGAGAAATAGTCTGGTTTCAAAAATTTAATAATCAAATAATGACACAACCTATTGTCATTAACTGTATAGTAATAATTGGTCTTGGGAATAATATTTTCCAAAATTGTCATGTAAGAGGTACTGGTGATAATGCTATATTAGCATTAAATGTGACTAATGGTAAAGTTTTATGGGAATATAAAACCTTAGGAGGAGATATGCCTACTCCAACGTTTTATGACGGCAAGATCATTGAAGCTGACGGAAACGGACAAGTTTTTGCATTAAATTTACAAGGGGAAGTTTGCTGGTGTAAAAATATAACTTCCTATGATAGCATGTCATCCCCATTATTAGTTAAAGGAGTAGTTTATTTTGGAAGTGCAAATCCATACATTTTTTGGGCTATTAATGCTGCTAATGGAAACATAATATGGTATGTAAACTTTTCATCAATTTATCCTTCTTTAGGCGGTTTAGATGATTCATCGCCGGCTTATTGTAACGGAATAATTGTAAGTGCTTATACTATAAAGACTAATGTTTCAATTAAGGAAATATTATTCGCAGTAAATGCTACTAACGGGAAAATCTTATGGTGTATAGATGAGGGCTGTACAAAGATTCCGCCTAACCTAGAATCCCCACCACCTACAATATTCAACGGCGTTGTTTATCATGATTCTCCAGTAGGTATACTTTATGCCGTAAATTTAACTTCTGGAAAAGTCATTTGGACTTTCAATACTGGATTTACTGTAGATAATCCCGAAATATATGAAGGTAAGATAATTATACAGAACGCTAGCGGATACTTGTTTGATTTATCTTCCGAAGGTTATCTTATTAAGGGCTTTCAAACCCCTGTAATGCCAGGTCCAGGTAATATGCTTTTAACTTGCAATTCCTTAATATTAGTAGGAGTTAACGGAATAGTAGATTCTTTACCTCTTTACTGTTTAACATAA
- a CDS encoding TrpB-like pyridoxal phosphate-dependent enzyme: MIVRYDLPQDKIPTTWYNILPDLPEPLPPPKDETGKAFEVLKEVLPSKVLEMEFSQERYIKIPEEVLEKYLQIGRPTPIIRARKLEEYFGNVVKIYMKMESHTYTGSHKINSALAHVYYATLDNAKFVSTETGAGQWGAAVALAAALFHIKAHVFMVRTSYFAKPYRRYLMQMYGADVHPSPSEFTPYGREVLEKDPNNPGSLGIAITEAVRYALENGGKYVVGSVVNSDILFKTIAGQEAKVQMEMIGEDPDYIIGVVGGGSNYAALAFPFLGEELRSGKVRRKYIASGSLEVPKMTKGVYKYDYPDTGKILPQLKMYTIGSDFIPPPVYAGGLRYHAVAPTLSLLMSKGIVEARDYDQETAFAWAKLFSQIEGWVPAPETSHALPIIKEIADEAKRTGEKKTVLVSFSGHGLLDLANYAEVLGFK; this comes from the coding sequence ATGATTGTTAGATACGATCTTCCGCAGGATAAAATACCCACAACTTGGTATAATATACTACCTGATCTTCCAGAACCTTTACCACCACCTAAGGATGAAACAGGAAAAGCTTTTGAAGTATTGAAGGAAGTATTACCTTCAAAAGTTCTTGAAATGGAATTTTCACAAGAAAGATATATAAAAATTCCTGAAGAAGTCCTTGAAAAATATTTACAAATAGGGAGACCAACTCCAATTATAAGAGCTAGGAAGCTTGAAGAATATTTCGGTAACGTAGTTAAGATTTACATGAAAATGGAAAGTCATACTTATACTGGTTCACATAAGATTAATAGTGCGTTAGCTCACGTTTATTATGCGACATTAGATAATGCTAAATTCGTTTCAACTGAAACTGGTGCAGGCCAATGGGGAGCGGCAGTTGCTTTAGCCGCTGCATTATTCCATATTAAGGCTCACGTTTTTATGGTAAGGACTAGTTATTTTGCAAAACCTTATAGAAGATACTTAATGCAAATGTATGGTGCAGATGTACATCCGTCTCCTTCAGAATTTACTCCTTACGGAAGAGAAGTTTTAGAGAAGGATCCCAATAATCCTGGCTCCCTTGGAATAGCAATAACAGAAGCAGTTAGATACGCTCTAGAGAATGGTGGAAAATACGTTGTAGGAAGCGTAGTGAATTCTGACATACTCTTTAAGACCATAGCAGGACAAGAAGCTAAAGTTCAAATGGAAATGATAGGAGAGGATCCAGATTACATCATAGGAGTAGTAGGCGGGGGATCAAATTATGCAGCTTTAGCTTTTCCTTTCTTAGGAGAAGAGTTACGTTCTGGAAAAGTTAGAAGAAAATACATTGCCTCTGGATCTTTAGAAGTTCCCAAGATGACTAAAGGAGTTTATAAATACGATTATCCAGACACAGGAAAAATATTACCTCAGCTTAAGATGTATACAATAGGCTCAGATTTCATTCCTCCACCAGTTTATGCAGGTGGGTTAAGATATCACGCAGTCGCACCTACTTTATCTCTATTGATGAGCAAAGGAATAGTTGAGGCGAGAGATTACGACCAGGAAACGGCATTTGCTTGGGCTAAATTATTCTCTCAAATAGAGGGATGGGTTCCAGCTCCGGAAACAAGTCATGCGTTACCAATAATTAAGGAGATTGCTGATGAAGCAAAGAGAACAGGAGAAAAGAAAACAGTACTGGTTAGCTTTTCTGGCCATGGTCTATTAGATTTAGCAAACTATGCTGAAGTATTAGGTTTCAAATAA
- a CDS encoding DUF5678 domain-containing protein, with amino-acid sequence MPESLVVRDPKYLGKFIAVDREFNIIGYSDSREELEEELTKKGYSIADYDIIYVPKSLKKDSKSD; translated from the coding sequence ATGCCGGAAAGTTTAGTAGTAAGAGACCCTAAATACTTAGGTAAATTCATTGCAGTTGATAGAGAGTTCAATATCATAGGATACTCCGATTCGAGAGAAGAGTTGGAGGAAGAGCTAACTAAAAAAGGTTATAGCATAGCCGATTATGATATAATATATGTCCCTAAATCCCTCAAAAAAGATTCTAAAAGTGATTAA
- a CDS encoding ATP-binding cassette domain-containing protein produces MNIVIAKNLTKKYGDFVAVDHISFEIEKGEIYGLLGPNGAGKTTTIKMLTGLTPITEGDAIIAGISVKKKPREVKKRIGWISSEVILDDELTAWENLEIQAKLLGVKNWREKADQLLEYFGIKEFKNRKAGKFSTGMRKKLEVSMALLHSPEIIFMDEPTIGLDVNTRASLWNLIKQINRDYQVTILLTTHYMEEADMLCNRISIINRGKIIAQGTPEELKEKYGGDLIEIELKEVKDGVISDLESVGKVIKSEDKKIAIKVGNAEEVLLKVIGIVGQNNIKSLKINKSSLDTVFLNLTGGSLEENEEFDARRFYAMLRRARR; encoded by the coding sequence ATGAACATAGTTATAGCTAAGAATCTTACTAAAAAGTACGGAGACTTTGTTGCTGTAGACCATATTAGTTTTGAAATAGAAAAAGGAGAAATTTACGGGCTTTTAGGACCTAACGGAGCAGGAAAAACTACGACAATAAAGATGCTCACTGGGTTAACTCCAATAACTGAAGGTGACGCAATAATCGCAGGGATTTCTGTAAAAAAGAAGCCAAGAGAGGTTAAAAAAAGAATAGGCTGGATATCTTCAGAAGTCATTTTAGATGACGAGTTAACTGCTTGGGAAAACTTAGAAATACAGGCAAAATTGTTAGGAGTAAAAAATTGGCGAGAGAAGGCTGATCAGCTTCTGGAATACTTCGGAATAAAGGAATTCAAGAATAGAAAAGCAGGAAAATTTTCAACTGGAATGAGGAAAAAACTTGAAGTTTCCATGGCATTGCTTCACTCTCCAGAAATAATATTTATGGACGAACCAACTATAGGACTGGACGTAAATACTAGAGCTTCCCTTTGGAATTTAATTAAGCAAATAAATAGGGACTATCAAGTTACAATACTGCTGACTACTCACTACATGGAAGAAGCGGATATGCTATGTAATAGGATAAGCATAATTAATCGCGGAAAAATCATTGCTCAAGGTACGCCAGAAGAGCTTAAGGAAAAATATGGAGGAGACTTAATAGAAATAGAATTAAAAGAGGTTAAGGACGGCGTCATTTCAGACCTAGAGAGCGTAGGAAAGGTAATAAAGAGTGAAGATAAGAAGATTGCAATTAAGGTAGGAAACGCTGAGGAAGTTCTATTAAAGGTAATAGGTATAGTAGGCCAGAATAATATTAAATCCCTCAAGATAAATAAGTCGTCCCTTGACACTGTATTTCTTAACTTAACTGGAGGAAGTTTAGAAGAAAACGAAGAATTTGACGCAAGAAGGTTTTACGCAATGCTAAGGAGGGCGAGAAGATGA